A genome region from Erigeron canadensis isolate Cc75 chromosome 3, C_canadensis_v1, whole genome shotgun sequence includes the following:
- the LOC122592852 gene encoding protein E6, which yields MATTTTIAVFFLLLTLTSTTIHARESQFFAKVSNTPKDSLPLNNNNNNNPQINTNQQDPTFVPQTEGSGFGLYGHESGQLPPADTTTITTTRLPANLPANYNPVAYTTPIHSSTQDIPNEYNYEPQAFNNNNNNNGETKMYSSQSQDQDEFMDNGKYYYAPENTYNSNNFDDAKFMETENGGNMYNIPKQGENDMYNPQSQGNLGEEAKYVATNNNNNMYNIPGKQGMSDTRFLENGKYYYDLDSERLNVNNNANMNSRGVRNGFETQGYYSDNQNPQGYYDNSQNSYDRYNTNGGGGYQNQEFTP from the coding sequence atggccaccaccaccaccattgccGTCTTCTTCCTTCTACTCACTCTCACATCCACCACTATCCATGCAAGAGAAAGCCAATTCTTTGCCAAGGTCTCAAACACCCCCAAGGATTCACTCCCtttaaacaacaataacaataataatccaCAAATTAATACCAACCAACAAGATCCAACATTTGTCCCACAAACCGAAGGTTCTGGTTTTGGTCTTTATGGTCATGAATCTGGTCAACTTCCACCGGCTGACACCACCACCATAACCACCACTAGACTTCCGGCTAACTTACCGGCAAACTACAACCCCGTGGCTTACACCACACCCATCCATAGTAGCACTCAAGATATCCCTAATGAGTATAACTATGAGCCACAGGCattcaataacaataataataataacggtGAGACCAAGATGTATAGCTCTCAAAGTCAAGATCAAGATGAGTTTATGGATAATGGAAAGTATTATTATGCTCCAGAAAATACATACAATTCCAACAACTTTGATGATGCAAAGTTTATGGAGACAGAAAATGGTGGCAATATGTACAACATTCCAAAGCAAGGAGAGAATGACATGTACAACCCACAAAGCCAAGGAAATTTGGGTGAGGAGGCTAAGTATGTTGCaaccaacaataataataatatgtataacaTTCCTGGGAAGCAAGGGATGAGTGACACTAGATTTTTGGAGAATGGAAAGTACTATTATGACCTTGATAGTGAAAGGCTTAATGTCAATAATAATGCAAACATGAACTCAAGGGGTGTTAGGAATGGTTTTGAAACTCAAGGGTATTATAGTGACAATCAGAACCCACAAGGGTATTATGACAATAGTCAGAATTCATATGATAGATACAATACCAATGGAGGAGGAGGCTATCAAAACCAAGAGTTCACTCCTTGA
- the LOC122593697 gene encoding uncharacterized protein LOC122593697, with amino-acid sequence MVVQACEVPNGWPFGLGNMNTRLSLEAARQPNSFHGPSSSFSSFSSSNFDTESTASFFQDNSVSLGRLIGIRPQDNGTLYFPRPVCIQEQTSRRSQESYNTHQTDTSRGVCVPNLLNILGKISRSRSHSRQ; translated from the exons ATGGTCGTTCAG GCATGTGAGGTGCCAAACGGATGGCCGTTTGGGCTGGGTAATATGAACACGAGACTTAGTCTCGAGGCTGCAAGACAACCAAATTCTTTCCATGGTCCTTCTTCAAGCTTTTCTTCGTTCTCATCATCCAACTTTGATACAGAG TCGACAGCATCGTTCTTCCAAGACAACAGTGTCTCTCTAGGCAGACTAATTGGAATCAGACCTCAAGACAACGGTACCTTATACTTTCCAAGACCCGTATGCATACAGGAGCAAACATCCCGCCGCTCCCAGGAATCCTATAACACTCATCAAACCGACACGTCTAGAGGGGTTTGTGTTCCGAACTTGTTGAACATTTTAGGCAAGATCAGCAGAAGTAGAAGTCACTCGAGACAGTGA